The nucleotide sequence CCAAGAACAGAGTTAGAAAGCTGTCATTGCGAACAAAGTGAAGCAATCTCAAGACTTTACGATAAGATTGCCACGCACCCTTCGGTGCTCGCAATGACATGATTAATAAGTGGGTGCGAAGTCTATCGCTGGTCTTGGGCAACGCACCAAGGTTGACCCCAAGAACAGCGATAGGATTTGTAACTCCTTGTTTTGCCTGTCATCGCGAGCGCCCGCAGGGTGCGTGGCGATCTCGGTTCACGATGGCGAGATTGCTTCGCTTCGCTCGCAATGACAACTTTCTATCGCTGTTCCTGGGTACAGGTTGCACACTTAGATTCGAAGGTTCTGGCATCTAAACGCCGATGTCCCCTTTGACGGTAAATTTCCAAAGAAGGTGAAATTCCACAAAAGGGTGGAGGCTGAGATATCTCATTTCCCGCTTTGTTAATTATTTTGATCCGGCTTGTTTTATAGAATTCTGCCGTTTCATGTCTAGGGTCAAGGACTGGAGATGACTCCCCTGATAACGTCATCCCTTTTAAAAACTAATGCTTCTGGTGAGCCTCCTTTCCAACAGCAATCAGAAACTCTCCTGTTTTAGCTCCACAGGTCCCCTCGATCCGGAGAACATAGCCCTTATAGCTATGAGCCCGTTGATCAAAAGAGCGCATGAGGCAGATTCTGGGCTGAACTGCCAGAATACGACCCGACCAGCTGATTTTCTCCACTTCCCCTTCAAATTTTGCCACAAACCTCTCCTGCCTTAAAAACTTTCTTGTTGTAAAAAACATGAAAGCTTGCTGCCAATCCTCCAGCCATTCCATTATTTATTAGGTGGATGGCTTCGGTAAATTCTTGAGAGTTAAAGACTGGAGAAGAGAAAAAAGAGAAGCAATCAGCGACATTGCTGAACCATATCGCGAAACAAGCTTATTAGAGAAATATTAAAAACCAAAAGATTAGGTATGCTGGGTAAAGAGAAACGCTTCGCCCCGCAAGCGAGGAAGTGAAGCATCTGGCTTTGCCAGTGCTGAACGCCGGGGTTCGGGGGCATTGAGTGGAGTACACGAAGGCCCCCGACTATTAATGGAGCTGGGCGGGATCGAACCGCCGGCCTTCTGATTGCGAACCAGACGCTCTCCCAACTGAGCTACAGCCCCAAAATTTCGCTAAAACATCTTGTAATTTACCCGAAAAACCTCCCCTCATGCAATAGGAGTTTTTTATTTTCTTTTTCCGACGGGTTCCCGAACAATTTTTCCGATTACCTTATTTACCGGATGAGATCGGTCCAATAAAGAGACTATCGGTTTTTTTCTGACGCCAAATTCCCTGAGTGTTTCCGACAGTCTCGAATGATTTTTAAACATTTTCAGGCCCGTTTCAATCGTTTTGTAGGCTTCCCTTTTCCGCCGACTCATTAAATAAAGCTCGGCAAGATATAAATAATGTTCCGGCGCCTGGTCTTTTCTCATCAACCCTTTTTTACAAAAGGCGATCCCTTCACTTACGTTTTTCTCACCTATTGCCCTTGCATAACCGTAGGACGATAACAGGACACCCGGAGTCTGATTGGGGTTGTCCTGATAAAAGGAAAACGCTTTTTTAAAATATTTAAGAGCTTCTGGATAGTTTTTTTCTTTTAAATAGGCTTTCCCTAATTCAATTTCTTCATTTCCTGGAATTTTTTCTTTCATGACGGTTCCTATACAGAAAGTTTTGCTTTTTCGGTTTAAATTAAAATGGCGGTACCGGTAAAGGAGACGATTAACACCTGGTCTTTTAAATATTGTTCATGTACGACCACACCGACCACGGCGTTGGCCTGAAGTTTTGAGGCTTCGATTTTCAAATCGGTCAACCCAATTTGAAAGCCCTTCTTCAGGTTGTCGTAATAGGGGGTATTTCTCAAACCGGCGGCATCTTTTAAACTTGAAATAGCCGTTTCTAACGCATCGGTTTTAATTAGAACCTGGGACCCCACCAGCCCTTTATGTTCCAAAACAGGCTTATTTTCAATAGCGGAAAGGGAGGTAACCAAAATGGTTTTAATTTTATCAACCGCACTGTCAATTTCAGTTTCTTTTTTTTGGGCCTTCTTCTGCTCTTCCTTTACTTTGGCCTCCTGGATCTGTTTTCCGAGGTTAAGTTTTAATTCAAGAAGCCGCTGTTTTTCTTCTTCCATTTTCACAAGTTGAAGCTGAATCTGTTTCTCGTGCTCTTGAATATTTTTTGCGTCATCCTCTGGAATTTTTTTTGCCGGATCCTCCGGGCTCCCTTCAGGCGCCACCAAGGGAGAAGAACTCCCTCTCTCGAATAATTCCAACGCGGAAGGGGTCGAAAGTTGATGAATCTGGTCCTGACTGCCAGGAACAAAGGTGGTATGACACTTCAGGCATTCTGCTCCTTCTTTTTGATCATTTCCGCAAGCCTGGCAAATCATTTTTTCACTCCCGGGTTAATCGGTTCACTTATCAAAGGATTTCGCGAAGAAAGTATCCTCACTTTTCTTCCTTCAACTTTCAGTTTTCCCTCTGCGATCCATTTTAGGGCCTGAGGATAAATTTCGTGTTCTTTTTCCAAAATTCTGCTTTTTAGCGTGTCAACGGTATCACTCTCCAACACCGGCACCGCGGCTTGAACAATTACGGGGCCGCTGTCTAAACCTTCGTCAACCAAGTGAACGGTACACCCGGTAATCTTCACTCCGTAACTAAGGGCCTGTGCTTGAGCGTGAAGACCTGTAAAAGCCGGTAAGAGCGACGGATGGATATTTAAAATATGGTTTCGGTAAGCAGAAAGAAGCTCAGACGTTATCATTTTCATGTAACCCGCTAAAACGATCCATTGAGCTCCGCTATCCCGCAGATGACGAACAATTTCTTGTTCATAGCGTTCTCTGTTTTCAAAGGGAGCCGGGTCAACATAAACCGCGGTTAGCCCATATTTTCTCGCCCGTTCCAACGCAAAGGCGGTTTTCTTGTTGGAGAGGACCACGGAGATTTTAGCGTTGAGCTCTTTATTTTCAATGGCGTCGATAATAGCCTGAAGGTTGGTTCCGTTTCCGGAAACCAGAACCCCTATTTTGAGAGCGTCAGTCATAGTGAACGATGTTTTTTCCTTTGCGGACTTCCCCGACTAAAAAAGCTTTTTCCCCCAGTTTTTTTGCGGACAAAATAACCTGTTTGGCCTCTTTTTTCGGAACAATTAAAATAAACCCTATTCCCATGTTAAAATCCCGGAACATCTCATTTTCGCTGATTCCCCCGGCCTGCTGGAGGAAAGAAAAGAGCGGCGGGATCTTCCACGATTTTTTGAAAACCTCCGCTTGACAATTTTTGGGCAAAATCCTCGGAAGGTTTTCTGTAATCCCTCCCCCGGTAATGTGGGCCATTCCCTTTAAATTAAACCGATTCTTGAGTTTAAGAACCGTTTTAACATAAATTCGAGTTGGTCTTAATAATGCGGTTCCCAATTTTTCCCCGAGTTCCGATATTTTTTGACCGGGTTTAAGTTTTGCCTTTTCAAAAACAATTTTCCGGACCAACGAAAAACCATTGCTGTGGAGCCCGCTGGAAGCCAATCCGATAATCGCATCTCCCGGCTTGATCGCGTGACCATCGATGAGTTTCTTTTTTTCAACGACGCCCACGGCGAATCCCGCCAGATCATACTCTCCTTTTGGGTAAAAAGAGGGCATTTCCGCGGTTTCACCGCCAATAAGGGCGCACCCCGCCTGTCGGCACCCGCCAACAATCCCTTTTAAAATCGCCACGGACCGTTTTAAATCCAGTTTTCCGGAGGCCATATAATCAAGAAAAAATAAGGGTTCCGCGCCGGTCACCACGATATCGTTAACGCACATCGCAACCAGATCAATTCCAACCGTGTCGTGCTGGTTCATGAGAAAGGCTATTTTAAGCTTTGTTCCCACCCCATCCGTTCCGGAAACCAGGAGCGGGTTTTTATATTTTTTTAATTGAAATAAGCCGCTAAATCCTCCCAGATCGGAATAAACTTCGGAACGAAAAGTTTTTCTAACCAAGGGCGTAATCTTCTTAACAAATCGGTTGCCGAGGCTGATATCGACACCGGCTTTTTTGTAGGAAAGCTTTTCCAAAATCGGCACCCTTTCCTAGCTTTCGAGGCCGAGACTTAATCTCTGCCCCGGTGAAGCTATGTTTTAAGAATACAACTTAAAGTATTATCTTAAAGTATTATAAGGATACAAGATAACCAGGGTTTCGTCAAATATCTAAGTTATTGATATTATTATGATTTTCCTATTTTATCTTCTTTAAGTCAAAGTCGAATTGAGTTTTTTCTTTCTTCTGCGGGCTCCCGACCAGAAGACTTAACTGGCCCTCTGGAGGGATTTCTCCAATAGGAAAATAATAAAAAAGATCCTGAACAAACATTCCGGGCTGAGATTCAGAGGGAGTGACTTCTCCCTCCTCCCAATAGGTCGCGGAAAAGGTTTTACCGCCGAATTTAATCAACCCGACGTAGTCCTTTGCAAAATCCTCCTCTTTTCCAAAAAGAGTGACGGTGAAAACCAGCTTTCCCTGGACTTTAGCCAACGCATCGTCAATTGCGTAATTATCGAGTTCCTGTCCCGATGATGCCGCATCGCGGACTGCAAATGCCAGGGTTAAAAATTCCGAATTTAAAATAGCTACGCCGTTTTTTCCAAGGTCCACCGTCCACTCTTTAAAAAAAAGACGAAGATCGGTATTTACATTTCTCATCCCATATCCCATCGCCTCTCCTTTTTGAGTTTCGTTTAAATGAACCCACATGGCCCCCGCCTCCTGGTTTAAACCCAAAAGGATCGCCATAACCCAGAGTAACAATTTTTTATTTACCTTCATGATTTTGCTATTCCTTTTATCCGGTTTAATGCCTCTTTAGCTGCGATTTGTTCTGCCTCCTTCTTATTTCTTCCCACGCCAACACCAAGGATATCCCCTTTGACCAACAGGTGAATTTCAAAAGATTTTTCATGATCGGGGCCAGACGTTTTTACAAGCCGGTAGTCCGGTAAAATTCCGAAAATCTTTTGGCACTGTTCCTGAAAATCCGTCTTGTAATCTAATGAAACCTGATGGGCGCCGGTGTTTTCGATCGTTTCTTTAAACCATCGGAGGATACATCCTTTTGCGGAAAGAAGGCCCCCATCCAGATAAACCGCCGCGATTAACGCTTCCAGGGTATTGGCCAGGAGAGAGTTTTTATTTCGGCCCATCGACAACGCCTCTCCCTTTCCTAAAAAGATAAAGTCGCCCAAATTTAATTTCCTGGCAATTTCCGATAAGGTTCGCTCATTGACCAGCGTTGATTTTATTTTAGAAAGATCCCCCTCATTAGCCTCCGGCAAATAACCAAACAAGTATTCACTGATAACCAAATCAAGAACCGCGTCTCCGAGATACTCTAATCTTTCATTATCTTTGATTCCCTTCAGACTGCTTTCATTGACAAAGGATTTATGGGTTAAGGCTTGTTTTAAAAAGGTTTGCCGGGAAAAATGGTAAGAGGAGAGATCCTCTAAACGGTTAAGATCAATTTGAGACATTTCCCTGATCCATAAAAAAAAGGCCTTCCGCTGCAATCTCGAATTTCGGGTTCTGAGTTCCACCACACGGCTGGCTCTCAAGCCGTTCCGCAACCCGCCGAATTTTCAGGTTGTGAATAGCCGCTCGCTTCAATTTCGCGGCCTTTCACATGTCCGCTTTCTCACGGCCATATTTTCCAATAATTTTTTTTTAATTTTCGTATTTTTTAAAAACAAGGGAGGCATTGGTCCCTCCAAATCCAAAGGAATTGGAAAGGGCATATTGAACCTGTTTCTGCCGGGCTTTATTGGGAATATAATCTAAATCACATTCAGGATCTGGATTTTCAAGATTAATGGTTGGAGGAAGGACCCCGTTGACCATGGCTAAAATCGAAAAGATGGCCTCAGCTCCGCCAGCAGCCCCTAATAAGTGACCCGTCATTGATTTAGTGGAACTGACGGGAATTTGATTGGCATATTCTCCAAATGTTTTTTTAATCGCGAGCGTTTCAATTTTATCGGCAAATGTCGAGGTCGCATGCGCATTGATATAGCCAATCTGACGCGGTTCTATTTGACTTTCCTTTAATGCCAGTTTCATACATTTTACAGCCCCCATCCCGTCTTCGGCCGGCGCGGTGATATGATAGGCGTCTGCGGTCATTCCATATCCAACAATTTCAGCATAAATACGGGCGCCGCGAGCCCTGGCAAACTCCAGCTCTTCAAGAAACAGAATCCCGGCCCCTTCGCCCATCAGGAAACCGTCACGTTCCCGGTCAAAGGGACGACTGGCTTTTGCCGGATCGTCATTTCGGGTCGAGAGCGCCCTGGATGAGGCAAAACCGGCGACGGCAAGGCGGCAAATCGTCGCCTCGCTCCCTCCTGCAATCATCGCATCCGCTTCTCCCCGCTGAATAATCCGATAGGCATCCCCGATACAGGTATTTCCCGTCGCACAAGCTGTCACGGCAGAGGTGTTGACACCTCTGAACCCAAATCGGATTCCAATTTGGCCGGCCGCAAGATTGATAATAGACATCGGCACGAAAAAAGGGGTGACTTTTTTCGGGCCTTTTTCAAGAAGAGTGAGAAAGGAGTTTTCAATGGCCGGAAGGCCACCCATTCCGGCCCCGACATAGACGCCCATTCGATCTTTCATTTCTTCGGATACTTTTATTCCCGCGTCGTCCACGGCCATCTGGGCTGCCGCGATCGCATAGTGAATAAACGTATCCATTTTCTTAATTTCTTTTTTCTCGATATATTGAGCTGGATCAAACCCTTTGACTTCAGCCGCTATTTGAACAGGAAAATCGGCCGCATCAAACCGCGTAATCTTTCCCGCGCCGGAAACGCCGGCACAAAGAGCTTCCCACGTCTGCTGCACACCGATTCCCAGGGGCGTCACTAATCCTAAACCTGTAACGACCACCCTTTTTTTTAGGATAACATTATCCACTTATTAAAGTTTTTCCTTGATATATTCCATTGCATTTTGAACATTGAGTATTTTTTCCGCGTCGTCATCAGGAATTTCAATGCCAAACTCTTCTTCGAAAGCCATCACCAATTCCACGGTATCCAGAGAATCGGCGCCCAGGTCCTCCACAAAAGAAGCCTCCGGGGTGATATCCTCCTCCTCAACGCCTAATTGTTCTGCAATGATTTTCTTGACTCTTTCTTCTACTGCAGCCATTTATTTTTCAAACCTCCTCTCCCGAAATTGGGGTTTTACCCCGTTAGTTAATAGAGATGATTTATTATTATTCATCACACCATATACATTCCACCATTGACATGGATCACCTGACCCGTAATATAAGAAGCCTGCCCTGAGGCCAGAAAACAGACCGCGTTTGCGATATCTTCGACTTTACCCATTCTTCCCTGGGGAATCTGCCTGATGAGCTCTTCACGGGTTTGTTCATGTAAAACATCTGTCATTGCCGTTTCGATAAAGCCCGGAGCCACCGCATTTACGGTAATTCCCCGGCTGGCATATTCCCTTGCAACCGTTTTAGTCAAACCCACCACGGCAGCTTTCGACGCCACATAATTGGCCTGGCCTGGATTTCCCATGGCACCGACAATCGAAGAAATATTGATAATACGGCCAAACCGCTGTTTTGCCATTTTGGGAAGAACTTCTTTGATACACAAAAAAGTTCCTTTAAGATTGATATCCATCACCAGGGTCCAATCCTCCTCTTTCATTCTCAGGATAAGTCCGTCCCGGGTAATCCCCGCGTTATTCACAAGAATATCAATCTTGTTCCAGACCGCCATCGCCTGGCCTACCATTTCTTTGACTTCGTTCGAACTGGCCACATTGACTTTAAAGGCAACCGCTTTTTTACCTCTTGAAATTAAATCATCCGCGGCCTGTTTTGCCTTTTCAAAATTGACATCGGCAATTCCAACGATCGCGCCTTCTGAAGCGAGACAATCAGCAATGCCGAAACCAATTCCCTGTGCACCTCCGGTAATTAAAGCTGTTCGACCTTCTAATTGAGTATCCAACGTTCGTTACCTTGCTTGCTATAAAGCCGGATATAAATAAATTTAATTCAATGTCCTCCTCCCCTTGCGGGAGAGGAGGTCCACCTTTGAAAATGTCCGTTTATTTATGTCCTGCTGTATAGACCTTTATCCATTAATGAGTCTTAAATGATTCACCGTTCTATCCAGGGTTTCCGGATCTTCGACGGACAACACCTCCACCTGGCGATTAATCCGCTTTATCAACCCTGATAACACCCTGCCAGGCCCAATTTCAACGAACGTTTTAACCCCCTTATCCATTAAAAACAGCACGGTATCGACCCAGAGGAGCGGGGCGGAGATCTGCCGAATCAATGATGCCTTAATTTCTTCTTTCCACCGAAGCTCTTTCGCGTCCGCGTTATTGACGAATCCAATTTTTAAATCATAAAAAGAGGTTTTTTCAATAGAGTCTTTCAACTCTAAAGCCGCCGGTTCCATAAGAATGCAGTGGGACGGAACGCTTACGGAAAGGGGGATGACTTTTTTTGCCCCGGCCTCTTCGGCTTTTTTTGATGCCTCCGCCACGGCATGAGTTTCACCGGCGATGACGATCTGCTCGAAGGTATTGTAGTTCGCGGGAGCCACAATTCCACGGGCAGAAATTTCCTTACAAATCGATTCAACGGCCGAACGGTTTAACCCCAGGATCGCCGCCATCGCTCCTTTTCCTTCAGGAACCGCTCTTTGCATCAAATCGCCTCTTTTTGCAACAAGCAAAATCGCCTCTTCCAGAGGAATTCCTCCGGCGGCGACCAGCGCAGAATATTCCCCCAAACTGTGTCCCGCAACCCATTGCGGGGTTTTTGGAAAAACCTGTTTGAATACGGAATAAATCGCAAGACTGGTTGTTAATATGGCCGGTTGCGTATACGCGGTTTGATTTAATCGGTCCTGCGGGCCATCAAAACAGAGTTTTGCCACATCCCAGTGAAGAGCCTGACCGGCCAGAGAAAAGACCTTTTTTGCTTCCTCATATTCTTCACTTATCTTTTTACCCATCCCTATGTATTGGGAGCCTTGGCCGGGAAATACAAACGCAATCATTTAATTATAAAGATGCCGGAATTTAATAAAAACAAATTGATATTGCTCATTTTTTTTCCTAATGTCAAGCCAAAATAAAGCGCGGCGGTTCACCCTGCCCCTCACCATCGAATGACCGACGCCCCCCAGGTCAAACCGGCTCCAAAAGCAATTAAAAGGATATAATCACCCTCATGAACCCTTCCGGTTTTTACCGCCTCATCCAGCGCAATTGGAATAGACGCCGCCGATGTATTTCCGCAACGGTCAATATTGATCATCACTTTTCCCTCGGGAAGCTTTAACCTTTCGGATAAGGCCTTGATAATCCGGGTATTGGCCTGATGAGGAATCATCAGCGAAAGACGGTCAATTGAAAGCTGGTTATGATTCAGGGCTTCCCACGCCACCTCTTCGAGATTTCGAACGGCAATCTTAAAGGTCTCGCTGCCTTTCATTTTTAAAAAATTCAGCCTTTGGGCCAGCACGGCTTCTGAAATTGGAATCCTCGATCCTCCTCCAGGCATACAAATGAGGTCCCAGAATTGACCGTCCGAATGGAGGTGGCTGGAAAGAATCCCTTTTTTTTCCTCAACGCTTTTTAAAACCACTGCCCCGGCGCCGTCTCCAAAAATGACACAAGTCGTCCGGTCCTTCCAATCAAGAATTCTTGACATGACCTCGGTTCCAATGACCAGCGCATTTCGATATTTGCCGGATTTTAAAAAATGATCTGCGACCGAAAGCGCGTAAATAAACCCGGAACAGGCGGCGGAAAGATCAAACGCAAATGCCTTTGAAGCCCCGAGTTTTGCCTGAACGATGCAGGCGGTTGAAGGAAAGGTCATGTCAGGCGTTTGAGTCCCGACGATTAAGATATCCAGCTCTTCCGGCGCGATGCCGGCGGCTTGTAAAGCCTTTTGAGCTGCCTGGACGGCCAAATCAGAGGCAGCTTCGTTCTCGGCGGCGATGTGCCGCTCTCTAATTCCAGTTCGATCCGTAATCCATTGATCTGTTGTATCAACGATTTTTTCAAGATCGGCGTTCGTCAGCGTTTTTTCGGGCAGGTATGAACCTGTTCCAATGATCTGTGAGTGCATGTGGGTCATCTCGCTGGTTTAGGAAGCAGGTTCTGTCATTAAGAAAGCTTCGATTTCACTTTGAATATAAGCGCTGACCTGCTTTTCCGCAAGGTTTTTTGCGCGGCCAATGGCATTTTTAATGGCCTTAGGCGTCGACCGGCCGTGGCAAATCATGCTAACCCCGTTTACCCCCAGCAGAGGCGCCCCGCCGTATTCTGAATAGTCTACCCGTTTTTTAAATCGTGTAAAGCTGGATTTCAACAGCGGATACCCGAGTTTGCCTAAAATCGTCGATTGCCGGATTTCGAATTTTAGAAGCTTAAAAAGCGCCTCCGCCAGCCCCTCACTGGTTTTTAATACGACATTCCCGACAAAACCGTCGCAAACAATGACATCCGTTTCCCCCTTATAAATATCTTTTC is from Nitrospirota bacterium and encodes:
- a CDS encoding tetratricopeptide repeat protein gives rise to the protein MKEKIPGNEEIELGKAYLKEKNYPEALKYFKKAFSFYQDNPNQTPGVLLSSYGYARAIGEKNVSEGIAFCKKGLMRKDQAPEHYLYLAELYLMSRRKREAYKTIETGLKMFKNHSRLSETLREFGVRKKPIVSLLDRSHPVNKVIGKIVREPVGKRK
- a CDS encoding heavy metal-binding domain-containing protein, translated to MICQACGNDQKEGAECLKCHTTFVPGSQDQIHQLSTPSALELFERGSSSPLVAPEGSPEDPAKKIPEDDAKNIQEHEKQIQLQLVKMEEEKQRLLELKLNLGKQIQEAKVKEEQKKAQKKETEIDSAVDKIKTILVTSLSAIENKPVLEHKGLVGSQVLIKTDALETAISSLKDAAGLRNTPYYDNLKKGFQIGLTDLKIEASKLQANAVVGVVVHEQYLKDQVLIVSFTGTAILI
- a CDS encoding phosphoribosylglycinamide formyltransferase translates to MTDALKIGVLVSGNGTNLQAIIDAIENKELNAKISVVLSNKKTAFALERARKYGLTAVYVDPAPFENRERYEQEIVRHLRDSGAQWIVLAGYMKMITSELLSAYRNHILNIHPSLLPAFTGLHAQAQALSYGVKITGCTVHLVDEGLDSGPVIVQAAVPVLESDTVDTLKSRILEKEHEIYPQALKWIAEGKLKVEGRKVRILSSRNPLISEPINPGVKK
- a CDS encoding phosphoribosylformylglycinamidine cyclo-ligase, with product MPILEKLSYKKAGVDISLGNRFVKKITPLVRKTFRSEVYSDLGGFSGLFQLKKYKNPLLVSGTDGVGTKLKIAFLMNQHDTVGIDLVAMCVNDIVVTGAEPLFFLDYMASGKLDLKRSVAILKGIVGGCRQAGCALIGGETAEMPSFYPKGEYDLAGFAVGVVEKKKLIDGHAIKPGDAIIGLASSGLHSNGFSLVRKIVFEKAKLKPGQKISELGEKLGTALLRPTRIYVKTVLKLKNRFNLKGMAHITGGGITENLPRILPKNCQAEVFKKSWKIPPLFSFLQQAGGISENEMFRDFNMGIGFILIVPKKEAKQVILSAKKLGEKAFLVGEVRKGKNIVHYD
- the rnc gene encoding ribonuclease III; the encoded protein is MSQIDLNRLEDLSSYHFSRQTFLKQALTHKSFVNESSLKGIKDNERLEYLGDAVLDLVISEYLFGYLPEANEGDLSKIKSTLVNERTLSEIARKLNLGDFIFLGKGEALSMGRNKNSLLANTLEALIAAVYLDGGLLSAKGCILRWFKETIENTGAHQVSLDYKTDFQEQCQKIFGILPDYRLVKTSGPDHEKSFEIHLLVKGDILGVGVGRNKKEAEQIAAKEALNRIKGIAKS
- the fabF gene encoding beta-ketoacyl-ACP synthase II produces the protein MLKKRVVVTGLGLVTPLGIGVQQTWEALCAGVSGAGKITRFDAADFPVQIAAEVKGFDPAQYIEKKEIKKMDTFIHYAIAAAQMAVDDAGIKVSEEMKDRMGVYVGAGMGGLPAIENSFLTLLEKGPKKVTPFFVPMSIINLAAGQIGIRFGFRGVNTSAVTACATGNTCIGDAYRIIQRGEADAMIAGGSEATICRLAVAGFASSRALSTRNDDPAKASRPFDRERDGFLMGEGAGILFLEELEFARARGARIYAEIVGYGMTADAYHITAPAEDGMGAVKCMKLALKESQIEPRQIGYINAHATSTFADKIETLAIKKTFGEYANQIPVSSTKSMTGHLLGAAGGAEAIFSILAMVNGVLPPTINLENPDPECDLDYIPNKARQKQVQYALSNSFGFGGTNASLVFKKYEN
- the acpP gene encoding acyl carrier protein yields the protein MAAVEERVKKIIAEQLGVEEEDITPEASFVEDLGADSLDTVELVMAFEEEFGIEIPDDDAEKILNVQNAMEYIKEKL
- the fabG gene encoding 3-oxoacyl-[acyl-carrier-protein] reductase — its product is MDTQLEGRTALITGGAQGIGFGIADCLASEGAIVGIADVNFEKAKQAADDLISRGKKAVAFKVNVASSNEVKEMVGQAMAVWNKIDILVNNAGITRDGLILRMKEEDWTLVMDINLKGTFLCIKEVLPKMAKQRFGRIINISSIVGAMGNPGQANYVASKAAVVGLTKTVAREYASRGITVNAVAPGFIETAMTDVLHEQTREELIRQIPQGRMGKVEDIANAVCFLASGQASYITGQVIHVNGGMYMV
- the fabD gene encoding ACP S-malonyltransferase; this translates as MIAFVFPGQGSQYIGMGKKISEEYEEAKKVFSLAGQALHWDVAKLCFDGPQDRLNQTAYTQPAILTTSLAIYSVFKQVFPKTPQWVAGHSLGEYSALVAAGGIPLEEAILLVAKRGDLMQRAVPEGKGAMAAILGLNRSAVESICKEISARGIVAPANYNTFEQIVIAGETHAVAEASKKAEEAGAKKVIPLSVSVPSHCILMEPAALELKDSIEKTSFYDLKIGFVNNADAKELRWKEEIKASLIRQISAPLLWVDTVLFLMDKGVKTFVEIGPGRVLSGLIKRINRQVEVLSVEDPETLDRTVNHLRLING
- a CDS encoding ketoacyl-ACP synthase III, whose translation is MHSQIIGTGSYLPEKTLTNADLEKIVDTTDQWITDRTGIRERHIAAENEAASDLAVQAAQKALQAAGIAPEELDILIVGTQTPDMTFPSTACIVQAKLGASKAFAFDLSAACSGFIYALSVADHFLKSGKYRNALVIGTEVMSRILDWKDRTTCVIFGDGAGAVVLKSVEEKKGILSSHLHSDGQFWDLICMPGGGSRIPISEAVLAQRLNFLKMKGSETFKIAVRNLEEVAWEALNHNQLSIDRLSLMIPHQANTRIIKALSERLKLPEGKVMINIDRCGNTSAASIPIALDEAVKTGRVHEGDYILLIAFGAGLTWGASVIRW